A single region of the bacterium genome encodes:
- a CDS encoding peptidoglycan-binding domain-containing protein codes for MNEWELKETILLKKCEFQRLIRESVKSQVKSFESNLSFGMRSEKVKQLQLFLIGAGDLDYGLDTGFFGTKTKQALVKYQKDRNIMPASGYFGPKTRVLANAFLLDNKPEPFCW; via the coding sequence ATGAACGAATGGGAATTAAAAGAAACGATCCTTCTTAAAAAATGCGAGTTTCAAAGGCTTATCCGCGAATCAGTAAAATCGCAAGTGAAATCTTTCGAGAGCAACCTTTCTTTTGGAATGCGAAGCGAGAAAGTGAAACAGCTGCAGCTTTTTTTAATAGGCGCGGGGGATTTAGATTACGGTTTAGACACTGGTTTTTTCGGCACGAAAACTAAACAGGCCCTGGTAAAGTATCAAAAAGACAGGAATATTATGCCAGCCTCGGGCTACTTTGGTCCAAAAACAAGGGTTCTGGCAAACGCTTTTTTACTTGATAACAAACCTGAACCGTTTTGTTGGTAA
- the mltG gene encoding endolytic transglycosylase MltG: MNLMKKTLILLSLLVLAILIGTWLEMNLAYDNASTEEKLFSVEEGQGLFAIAKNLKKENLVRQEWFFDIVVFLEGGARKLQAGDYRFSQAMTPREMAKKIISGDIARQTITIPEGWNMREIGQYLELTGLMPAADFIRAADEDFSKEFLFLADKPKTASLEGYLFPDTYELKIGEETNILVRKMLVNFDEKLTPEIRSKIKSQGKTIFDIVTIASLLEEEVKTLEDKKIVSGILWKRLKTGMRLQVDATIVYALGALAPGPTRSGIRALGKSPGKLTYDDLKTDSFYNTYRYAGLPPGPIANPGLESIKAAIYPKQSSYWYYLSAPDGTTYFSQTLEEHNLNKVKYLK, from the coding sequence ATGAATCTCATGAAAAAGACCTTGATTCTATTATCCCTTCTCGTTTTGGCAATCCTTATTGGAACTTGGCTAGAAATGAACCTTGCTTATGATAACGCCTCAACCGAAGAAAAACTCTTTTCTGTTGAAGAAGGGCAAGGCCTTTTTGCAATAGCCAAGAATCTCAAAAAAGAAAATTTAGTCAGACAGGAATGGTTTTTTGACATCGTTGTTTTCTTGGAGGGCGGGGCAAGAAAACTCCAGGCAGGGGATTACCGATTCTCTCAAGCTATGACGCCTCGGGAAATGGCAAAAAAAATCATTTCTGGGGACATTGCCAGGCAAACCATAACCATACCCGAGGGCTGGAATATGCGTGAAATCGGCCAATACCTGGAACTAACCGGCCTCATGCCTGCTGCAGATTTTATTAGAGCTGCTGACGAGGACTTTTCCAAAGAGTTTTTATTCCTGGCAGACAAGCCGAAAACCGCTTCTCTGGAAGGCTATCTTTTCCCCGACACCTATGAATTGAAAATAGGGGAGGAGACGAATATTTTAGTCAGAAAAATGCTGGTTAATTTTGATGAAAAACTGACTCCGGAGATCAGGTCAAAGATTAAAAGCCAAGGGAAAACTATTTTTGACATAGTCACCATAGCTTCTTTACTCGAAGAAGAGGTAAAGACTCTTGAAGACAAAAAGATTGTCTCCGGCATCCTCTGGAAAAGGTTGAAAACCGGCATGCGGCTTCAGGTTGACGCCACTATTGTTTATGCCCTAGGCGCTCTGGCGCCGGGCCCGACCCGGTCGGGTATAAGGGCTCTAGGCAAAAGTCCGGGAAAGCTCACTTATGACGACCTGAAAACCGATTCTTTTTACAACACTTATAGGTACGCGGGCCTGCCGCCGGGCCCCATTGCCAATCCGGGCCTGGAAAGCATCAAGGCCGCCATTTACCCAAAACAAAGCAGTTATTGGTATTATCTGTCTGCGCCTGACGGAACCACTTATTTCAGCCAGACCCTTGAAGAGCACAACCTAAATAAGGTAAAATACCTTAAATAA
- a CDS encoding protein-L-isoaspartate O-methyltransferase — translation MGLIDYLIAKGWLKTPEIIRAFKAIKRVDFLPDDLKDLAEINEALPIGNNQTISQPLVVAFMLELLQPEPGQKILDIGCGSGYTTALLARIVGGNDTRYKILDTKYKSKVVGVEIIPELAKFARDNVAKYNFVENGIAEIICADGSKGYAEESPYDKILVSASLQAESPEPSRRNELPEALIPGWVGPGARAPRAWKEQLKIGGRIVTPIGNSIWLFIKKGKDEFEEIEYPGFVFVPLVSK, via the coding sequence ATGGGACTTATTGATTATTTAATTGCCAAGGGTTGGCTGAAAACGCCCGAGATCATCAGGGCTTTTAAGGCGATAAAAAGGGTTGATTTCTTGCCAGACGACCTCAAGGACCTGGCCGAAATCAATGAAGCTTTGCCGATCGGCAACAACCAGACCATTTCCCAACCCTTAGTGGTTGCCTTTATGCTGGAATTATTACAGCCAGAGCCGGGACAAAAGATATTGGATATTGGCTGCGGTTCCGGCTATACAACCGCCCTTTTGGCTCGCATCGTCGGAGGAAATGATACCAGATACAAAATACTAGATACTAAATACAAAAGTAAAGTAGTTGGCGTTGAGATAATTCCAGAGCTAGCGAAGTTTGCAAGAGACAATGTCGCCAAGTATAACTTCGTTGAAAATGGGATAGCTGAGATTATCTGTGCCGACGGCTCAAAAGGGTATGCCGAGGAATCTCCTTACGATAAAATTCTGGTTTCTGCCAGCCTCCAGGCTGAAAGTCCTGAGCCGAGTCGAAGGAACGAATTGCCAGAAGCCCTTATACCCGGCTGGGTCGGGCCCGGCGCCAGAGCGCCTAGGGCCTGGAAAGAACAGTTGAAAATAGGCGGCAGGATTGTCACGCCCATAGGGAATTCCATCTGGCTTTTTATAAAAAAGGGTAAAGATGAATTCGAAGAGATTGAATACCCTGGCTTTGTTTTTGTTCCCTTAGTGTCAAAATAA